A section of the Alligator mississippiensis isolate rAllMis1 chromosome 8, rAllMis1, whole genome shotgun sequence genome encodes:
- the C8H17orf67 gene encoding uncharacterized protein C17orf67 homolog gives MKKLLVFIFLLVLLTTSADASPIFTEKEAKQILRTRREDRPRKAGFPDEPMREHMLYLQRLEQRSEEQFLEHWLNPHCFPHCNRDLVYPV, from the exons ATGAAGAAGTTActtgtgtttatttttcttttggtccTCCTTACCACTTCTGCAG ATGCTTCACCGATTTTCACTGAAAAAGAAGCCAAACAGATTTTGAGGACCCGTCGTGAAGACAGACCAAGAAAAGCTGGTTTTCCTGATGAGCCAATGAGG GAGCACATGCTTTACCTGCAGCGCTTGGAGCAGAGATCGGAAGAACAATTCCTTGAACACTGGTTAAATCCACACTGCTTCCCACATTGCAACCGGGACTTAGTTTATCCAGTCTGA